From a single Collibacillus ludicampi genomic region:
- a CDS encoding sodium:solute symporter family protein, producing the protein MPDKNRAKLWTPARTSIAGFVVFTAIAYIYSLVSNTPIYWSGLMMTLILYCVIYYIGAVSIRNKRGKTDDMLVAGRAMPLWISMFTMTATWVGGGYITGTAENIYKSGFVWTQAPWCYSVSLIVGGIFYAKKMRRYEFMTMLDPLEARFGKRMASLLYVPAVLGEIFWSAAILTALGTTFGMILGLSFTVSIIFSAVVALAYTVVGGLWAVAHTDVLQLSIMFIGLFLTLPFAFSHVGGVSQAFAHYAEGMQGSMSLFPPLMGWKDPAWGDMYWNWWDFALLLILGGIPWQSYFQRVLSARDENVAMWLSITAGILCAFAAIPPTLIGIAGYNADWKALGTTAPENSSMILTYVFKYMTPDFVGAIALGGLAAAVMAAVAASMLSASGMAAWNVYRPLLKPQANQAQLDRIIKRAIIIIGSAATLIALSAKSVYALWYLSSDLVYCILFPQLTAALFYKGANKYGSLAGYFVAFLLRVGCGERLLKLPPILPYPMIHDGVVLFPFRTFAMLAGLITIFVVSYLTRNICPPLPLTNLHRKQAGEMSNISA; encoded by the coding sequence ATGCCGGACAAGAACCGAGCCAAGTTGTGGACACCTGCCCGAACTTCAATCGCAGGCTTTGTCGTGTTTACAGCCATTGCTTATATCTACTCCCTTGTTTCAAACACTCCGATCTATTGGTCCGGATTAATGATGACCCTGATCCTGTATTGCGTGATTTATTACATCGGAGCCGTTTCGATTCGAAATAAAAGAGGGAAGACGGATGACATGTTGGTCGCGGGGAGGGCGATGCCTCTCTGGATTTCCATGTTTACAATGACAGCCACCTGGGTGGGAGGGGGATATATCACCGGCACCGCGGAAAATATTTATAAATCCGGTTTTGTATGGACACAAGCGCCTTGGTGCTATTCCGTAAGCCTGATTGTCGGCGGGATTTTCTACGCCAAAAAGATGCGGCGGTATGAATTTATGACGATGCTGGATCCGTTGGAAGCGAGGTTTGGCAAACGGATGGCCAGTCTGTTGTACGTACCGGCGGTACTCGGAGAAATTTTTTGGAGCGCCGCGATCTTGACCGCACTGGGAACCACCTTCGGCATGATTCTCGGTTTGAGCTTCACCGTTTCTATCATTTTTTCCGCGGTGGTTGCTCTCGCTTACACGGTCGTTGGAGGTTTATGGGCGGTTGCACATACCGATGTTTTACAATTGTCCATTATGTTTATCGGGTTGTTTTTAACTTTACCGTTTGCTTTCTCCCACGTTGGTGGAGTCAGCCAGGCATTCGCCCATTACGCGGAAGGCATGCAAGGATCCATGAGTTTGTTTCCTCCCTTGATGGGTTGGAAAGATCCCGCTTGGGGCGATATGTACTGGAACTGGTGGGATTTTGCATTGCTTTTAATCCTTGGCGGCATTCCGTGGCAAAGCTACTTCCAGAGGGTGCTGTCCGCCAGAGATGAAAATGTGGCCATGTGGCTATCCATCACCGCCGGAATCTTATGTGCGTTCGCCGCAATACCTCCCACCTTGATCGGCATAGCCGGATACAACGCTGACTGGAAAGCACTTGGAACGACTGCACCGGAAAATTCCTCGATGATCCTCACATACGTTTTTAAATACATGACACCTGATTTTGTAGGTGCCATTGCCCTCGGTGGACTGGCAGCCGCCGTGATGGCTGCAGTAGCCGCTTCCATGTTGTCGGCGTCCGGCATGGCTGCGTGGAATGTATATCGCCCGCTGCTGAAACCGCAGGCCAATCAAGCGCAATTGGATAGAATTATCAAACGTGCCATTATCATTATCGGTTCGGCGGCCACTTTAATCGCATTGTCGGCAAAAAGCGTGTACGCATTGTGGTACCTGTCTAGCGACTTGGTTTACTGCATACTCTTCCCGCAACTGACCGCAGCGCTGTTTTACAAAGGAGCGAACAAATACGGCTCGCTTGCCGGTTATTTCGTTGCCTTCCTCTTGCGGGTCGGATGCGGTGAACGGTTACTGAAACTTCCTCCGATACTTCCCTATCCGATGATTCATGACGGCGTGGTGCTCTTCCCGTTCCGAACATTTGCGATGCTGGCCGGTTTGATCACGATCTTTGTCGTCTCGTATCTGACACGTAACATTTGCCCACCTTTGCCGCTGACCAACCTCCACAGGAAGCAAGCGGGCGAAATGTCGAATATATCCGCTTAA
- the betB gene encoding betaine-aldehyde dehydrogenase, translating to MRKMMYIDGKWVSARSGETKEIINPYNQEVIAVVPRGDREDARDAIRAARKAFDEGEWRKVTAPERADMLFQVAEKIRKYKQELAELETLNTGKTLTESLADMDGIAAVFQYYAGLADKDGGMIIESPIPNSSSRMVREPVGVCGQITPWNYPLLQASWKLAPALAAGNTVVVKPSEITPLTTLRIAEIFEEVGFPPGVVNVVLGPGSTVGQEIAENHDVDLISFTGGGVAGRQIMQAAAGNFKKISLELGGKNPNIVFADADFDTAVDYALNAVFFHAGQVCSAGARLLVQSSIHDRFVEAVVEQAKHIRLGNGFDEKTQMGPVISAEHLASIEKYIQTGIQEGAKLVLGGKRPADPELQKGFFIEPTIFINCHTNMRIVQEESFGPVLTVETFDTEEEAVRLANDTIYGLAGAVWTQDMNRAERVSRQLRMGTVWINDYHPYFPQAPWGGYKQSGIGRELCHVGLEEYTEIKHVYMNLDPKPMGWFQ from the coding sequence ATGCGAAAGATGATGTACATTGACGGAAAATGGGTTTCGGCACGTTCTGGCGAAACGAAGGAAATCATCAACCCTTACAACCAGGAGGTGATTGCCGTTGTTCCGCGGGGTGACCGCGAAGATGCACGCGATGCAATCCGGGCTGCTCGAAAAGCGTTCGACGAAGGGGAATGGCGGAAAGTAACGGCTCCCGAAAGGGCAGACATGCTGTTTCAGGTAGCGGAGAAAATCAGGAAGTATAAGCAAGAGTTGGCGGAACTGGAAACGTTGAATACGGGAAAAACACTCACCGAAAGCCTAGCGGACATGGATGGCATTGCCGCCGTGTTCCAATATTATGCGGGATTGGCAGACAAGGACGGAGGCATGATCATCGAATCACCTATACCGAACTCCAGCAGCCGGATGGTGAGGGAGCCGGTTGGCGTTTGCGGACAGATCACGCCCTGGAACTATCCCTTATTGCAAGCATCTTGGAAACTCGCCCCGGCGTTGGCGGCAGGCAACACCGTAGTCGTCAAACCGAGTGAAATTACCCCTCTGACGACCTTAAGAATCGCGGAGATTTTTGAGGAGGTGGGCTTTCCTCCCGGCGTGGTCAACGTAGTGCTAGGGCCTGGCTCAACGGTCGGACAAGAAATAGCGGAAAATCACGATGTCGATTTGATTTCTTTCACCGGTGGCGGTGTCGCCGGCCGCCAGATTATGCAGGCGGCGGCAGGCAACTTCAAGAAAATATCGCTTGAATTGGGAGGAAAAAACCCCAACATCGTGTTTGCCGATGCCGATTTTGATACTGCGGTGGATTATGCGCTGAATGCTGTATTTTTCCATGCCGGACAGGTCTGTTCAGCCGGTGCGAGGCTTCTTGTGCAGTCATCGATCCACGACAGATTTGTGGAAGCGGTTGTGGAGCAGGCGAAACACATTCGCCTCGGGAATGGATTTGATGAAAAAACGCAAATGGGGCCGGTGATTTCAGCCGAACATTTGGCGAGCATCGAAAAATACATTCAAACGGGCATCCAGGAAGGGGCCAAATTGGTTTTAGGAGGCAAAAGGCCAGCCGATCCCGAACTGCAAAAAGGATTTTTTATTGAACCTACCATTTTCATCAATTGCCATACGAATATGAGGATCGTGCAGGAAGAGTCGTTTGGGCCGGTTCTCACGGTTGAAACGTTTGACACCGAGGAAGAAGCGGTTCGCCTGGCGAACGACACGATTTACGGTTTGGCGGGGGCAGTTTGGACGCAAGACATGAATCGGGCGGAGCGGGTATCTCGACAGTTGCGGATGGGTACAGTTTGGATCAACGATTACCACCCCTATTTCCCGCAAGCGCCGTGGGGAGGTTACAAACAGTCTGGCATCGGGCGGGAATTGTGCCATGTCGGATTGGAAGAGTATACGGAAATCAAACATGTGTATATGAACTTGGATCCCAAACCCATGGGATGGTTTCAATAA
- a CDS encoding iron-containing alcohol dehydrogenase: MFMRFERMGRLKSFEMPTVVKHGIGAVRNTGEEVKNLGVSRVLLVTDPGVRKVGLIEPVLISLQEAKIDVVIFDEVEPNPSIHVVARGTEMYLKNKCDGLVAVGGGSSMDTAKAIGVEVVHGEPVLNYEAAEGKKPLEKRIPPLTTIPTTAGTGSEVTQWAVITDPYRKFKFNVGGPLIAAHLTIIDPELHLSMPPRITAATGIDALSHAIECYTCHYAQPMTDAVALLAMEYIAKYLRRAYANGHDIEARYGMAKAAMLAGLSYGSESAGAAHAMAQTLGGIIPVAHGECVAAMLGPVMEYNWMGEPEKFARIAQALGVNIHGMSVEEAAKAAVREVYKLVQDVQIPSLEEQGVPREMIPELAEAAFHDPQTVGNPRDINVKGYEWIYRRCFNLEPCTV; encoded by the coding sequence ATGTTCATGCGGTTTGAAAGAATGGGTAGACTCAAAAGTTTTGAAATGCCGACAGTGGTCAAACACGGGATCGGTGCAGTCAGGAACACCGGGGAAGAAGTGAAAAATTTGGGTGTTTCGAGAGTATTGCTTGTCACCGACCCGGGGGTAAGAAAGGTCGGATTAATTGAGCCGGTGCTGATCAGCCTGCAAGAAGCGAAAATCGATGTGGTGATCTTTGATGAAGTAGAACCGAACCCTTCGATTCATGTCGTCGCAAGAGGAACGGAAATGTATCTGAAAAACAAATGCGACGGATTGGTTGCGGTAGGCGGCGGAAGCTCGATGGATACGGCGAAAGCAATTGGAGTCGAGGTGGTGCACGGAGAACCTGTGCTGAATTATGAAGCGGCGGAAGGAAAGAAACCGCTTGAAAAACGGATTCCTCCGTTGACCACCATCCCCACCACCGCGGGAACAGGCAGCGAAGTCACGCAGTGGGCTGTCATCACAGATCCCTATCGCAAATTCAAATTCAATGTGGGCGGTCCGCTGATCGCCGCTCATCTGACGATTATTGATCCTGAACTGCATCTTTCGATGCCTCCGCGCATTACAGCTGCTACCGGAATTGACGCGCTGTCTCATGCGATTGAGTGCTATACATGCCACTATGCGCAGCCGATGACGGATGCGGTGGCGTTATTGGCAATGGAATACATTGCAAAATATTTGCGTCGCGCATATGCAAACGGGCATGACATCGAAGCGCGTTACGGCATGGCTAAGGCCGCGATGCTGGCCGGATTGTCGTACGGCAGCGAATCGGCCGGCGCCGCCCATGCGATGGCACAAACGCTTGGAGGCATTATTCCGGTGGCGCACGGTGAATGCGTAGCAGCCATGTTGGGACCGGTGATGGAATACAACTGGATGGGAGAACCGGAAAAATTCGCCCGCATCGCTCAGGCATTAGGGGTAAATATCCATGGCATGAGCGTTGAAGAAGCGGCGAAAGCGGCGGTGCGCGAGGTGTACAAACTGGTGCAAGACGTTCAGATTCCAAGCTTGGAGGAGCAGGGAGTTCCGCGGGAAATGATTCCCGAATTGGCCGAAGCCGCTTTCCACGACCCGCAAACAGTGGGGAATCCCCGTGACATTAACGTTAAGGGATACGAGTGGATCTATCGCCGTTGCTTCAATCTCGAACCGTGTACGGTTTGA
- a CDS encoding phosphate/phosphite/phosphonate ABC transporter substrate-binding protein has protein sequence MSKKHALLVGAVAYDPKVIAIWDIIRDYYQKNDFPIDYVLFSNYEAQVDALLNRFIDIAWNTNVAYVRIQETLEGKAKVLGMRDTDIHFTSKIVARADRGIDSLQDLKGKRFALGSADSAQAAILPYHFLKQNEIDPETDLQLIRFNLDVGKHGDTGTSEYEVLRALKQGEADAGAIGESTWIRMLEQGMVSSDEIKSVWTSPGYSHCNFTVLPDFDDALGKRFSELLFAMDPAEPEIRKMMEMEGLNEWVPADGEGIEGYKVLHDAMKDQGLL, from the coding sequence ATGAGCAAGAAACATGCACTGTTGGTCGGAGCGGTTGCCTACGATCCGAAGGTGATTGCAATCTGGGATATCATCCGCGATTATTATCAGAAAAACGACTTCCCGATCGATTATGTTTTGTTCTCCAATTATGAAGCCCAGGTCGATGCGTTGCTGAACCGTTTCATCGATATCGCATGGAATACCAACGTGGCGTACGTGCGGATACAGGAGACGCTGGAAGGCAAAGCGAAAGTGCTGGGAATGCGCGATACGGACATCCACTTTACTTCGAAAATCGTCGCGCGCGCCGATCGTGGAATCGATTCCTTGCAGGATCTGAAAGGCAAGCGGTTCGCTCTGGGCAGTGCCGACTCTGCGCAGGCTGCGATTTTGCCCTATCATTTTCTGAAACAAAACGAGATCGACCCGGAAACCGATTTGCAACTCATCCGATTTAACCTCGATGTCGGCAAACATGGGGACACAGGCACCAGCGAATATGAGGTGTTGCGTGCGCTGAAACAGGGGGAAGCGGATGCTGGCGCGATCGGTGAATCGACGTGGATTCGGATGCTGGAACAGGGAATGGTTTCTTCGGATGAGATCAAATCGGTGTGGACTTCCCCCGGCTATTCCCATTGCAACTTTACAGTTCTGCCCGATTTTGACGACGCGCTCGGGAAACGATTCAGCGAGCTGCTGTTTGCGATGGATCCTGCAGAGCCGGAGATCCGCAAGATGATGGAGATGGAAGGGCTCAATGAATGGGTGCCGGCTGATGGCGAAGGCATTGAGGGTTACAAGGTTCTGCACGATGCGATGAAGGATCAGGGGTTGCTGTAG
- a CDS encoding acyl-CoA dehydrogenase family protein, giving the protein MASVLELAKQITGEVIAPLAAEIDRTKRFPKEAFKAFGKAGLLGLLVPQEAGGLGGTLEDLVAVTETIAESCGSTAMCYLMHSCATMVVAAKANEDQKERYLRPIAEGMKIGTLAFSETGTGAHFYTPEIRAALDEDTFVLNGRKSFVTNGDHADFLLVLTNAPTADKGLNMFIVDRDTPGVRFEGEWNGIGLRGNNSISLVMENVRVPHAQLVGAEGDGMGLIFEVVAPFFILGVSGVNVGLARGAYLTALQHAKTRKYADGRSLADIQAIQFYLSDMFGAVEAASLFARNASKAAIEGQEDAVLRVMQAKVLASESAIKVTNLAMQVCGGQGYTQQLPVERYLRDARAGTVMAPTTEVLKEWVGKSVAGIPLF; this is encoded by the coding sequence ATGGCATCCGTCTTGGAACTGGCGAAACAAATCACCGGCGAAGTCATAGCACCTCTGGCGGCGGAAATCGACCGCACCAAGCGGTTCCCTAAGGAAGCGTTCAAAGCGTTTGGAAAAGCGGGCTTGCTCGGTTTGCTCGTGCCGCAGGAAGCAGGAGGTTTGGGCGGAACGCTGGAAGATTTGGTGGCGGTCACCGAAACGATTGCAGAAAGCTGCGGATCGACAGCGATGTGTTATCTGATGCATTCCTGCGCCACGATGGTGGTCGCCGCAAAGGCAAACGAGGATCAAAAAGAGCGCTATCTGCGCCCTATCGCCGAAGGAATGAAAATCGGGACGCTGGCTTTCAGCGAGACAGGCACAGGAGCCCATTTTTATACGCCGGAAATCCGGGCGGCATTGGACGAAGATACGTTCGTTCTAAACGGCCGGAAAAGCTTTGTGACGAACGGAGATCACGCTGATTTTCTGCTCGTTCTTACCAATGCGCCAACTGCTGACAAAGGATTGAACATGTTCATCGTCGATCGAGACACGCCGGGTGTCCGTTTTGAAGGAGAGTGGAACGGCATCGGGCTGCGAGGGAACAATAGCATCTCTTTGGTGATGGAAAATGTGCGCGTGCCCCATGCGCAACTGGTCGGAGCGGAAGGCGACGGGATGGGACTGATTTTTGAGGTGGTGGCTCCTTTCTTTATCTTGGGCGTGTCGGGCGTCAATGTCGGCCTGGCGAGAGGAGCTTACCTGACTGCCCTGCAGCATGCGAAAACGAGAAAATACGCGGATGGAAGGTCTTTGGCGGATATCCAGGCGATTCAATTTTATCTGTCCGATATGTTCGGTGCGGTGGAAGCAGCTTCCTTGTTTGCCCGAAATGCGTCGAAAGCAGCAATTGAAGGACAGGAAGACGCTGTGCTTCGCGTAATGCAAGCAAAAGTGCTGGCTTCTGAGTCTGCAATCAAAGTCACGAACCTGGCGATGCAAGTATGCGGCGGTCAAGGCTACACGCAGCAACTGCCGGTGGAACGGTATTTGCGTGACGCTCGGGCGGGAACGGTGATGGCGCCGACCACCGAGGTGTTAAAGGAATGGGTCGGCAAATCGGTGGCGGGAATCCCGTTGTTCTAG
- a CDS encoding sulfurtransferase TusA family protein, translating into MSESSPEQYGLLGVTPEDRLELGHLPSSSETFLLIKNALQRLGDNQLLEIVSTNPHLKDDLRSWCRLHKISLLNVMDGGDHYRFFLRNTHLSTGEKPDWGTRIPLRTGGRLDIRDWFQGRVGDLLEQAPAYIGFVPRGAVAEPGIPDFGFDLIRKEDVWADNLLDLYEQAKVSQWNATTDIAWNQLRPLSDDMEWAVCQIMTFLAENEYSALYIPAKFMARIHPHYIEVLMYLSTLVQDEARHIEAFMKRALANGGGLQYSSTLTERSLHSLFIQEDYFKSSFLLHVLGEGTFLDLLNFIEDHAPDPVTEQIVHLAKIDEGRHVAYGIGHVRHMLMRNPKLVGALVQAAEERNEFLAGAGTNENSQLMEALAILAGGGRTPEQLKIGFERVKQLREAMYEHRIQRMLQIGIDRSTAEKISMEHTPNFM; encoded by the coding sequence ATGAGCGAATCCTCGCCGGAACAATACGGGTTGCTGGGCGTCACGCCGGAAGACAGGCTTGAACTCGGCCATTTGCCGAGCAGTTCGGAAACGTTTTTGCTGATCAAAAATGCGCTGCAGCGGCTCGGAGACAATCAGTTATTGGAGATTGTCAGTACAAATCCGCATTTGAAAGACGATTTGCGCAGTTGGTGCCGACTACATAAGATTTCGTTGTTGAATGTGATGGATGGCGGCGACCACTACCGTTTTTTTCTCCGTAACACGCACCTGTCTACCGGTGAGAAACCGGACTGGGGCACCCGAATTCCCTTGCGGACGGGCGGCAGGCTGGATATTCGGGATTGGTTTCAGGGACGCGTCGGCGATCTGCTGGAACAAGCACCCGCTTATATCGGGTTTGTCCCGAGGGGAGCGGTGGCGGAGCCCGGCATACCGGATTTCGGTTTTGACCTGATTCGCAAAGAGGATGTCTGGGCGGACAATCTGCTCGATCTGTACGAACAGGCGAAAGTGAGCCAGTGGAATGCGACGACCGACATCGCTTGGAACCAGTTGCGGCCGCTGTCTGATGACATGGAGTGGGCCGTCTGTCAGATCATGACCTTTCTGGCGGAGAACGAGTACTCGGCTCTATACATCCCTGCCAAGTTCATGGCCCGGATCCATCCTCACTACATTGAAGTCTTGATGTACCTGTCCACTTTGGTGCAGGACGAGGCGCGGCACATCGAAGCGTTTATGAAACGGGCGCTCGCCAACGGCGGTGGACTGCAATATTCCTCCACGCTCACCGAGCGGTCGCTGCACAGTTTGTTTATTCAGGAGGATTATTTCAAGTCCTCGTTTTTGCTGCATGTGCTAGGCGAGGGCACCTTTCTCGACCTGCTGAACTTCATCGAGGATCACGCGCCAGATCCGGTCACCGAACAGATTGTCCATTTGGCAAAAATCGACGAAGGCCGCCACGTCGCCTACGGGATCGGGCACGTTCGCCACATGTTGATGCGTAACCCGAAGCTGGTAGGAGCGCTGGTGCAAGCGGCCGAAGAACGGAACGAATTTCTGGCAGGCGCAGGCACCAACGAGAACTCGCAACTGATGGAAGCGCTCGCGATACTCGCGGGTGGAGGCCGCACCCCAGAACAGCTGAAAATCGGCTTTGAAAGGGTCAAACAATTGCGCGAGGCGATGTACGAACACCGGATTCAACGCATGCTGCAAATCGGCATCGATCGGTCCACTGCAGAGAAAATTTCAATGGAGCATACACCAAATTTTATGTGA
- a CDS encoding DUF2179 domain-containing protein, with protein MSLYFILIIIAINITYVALFTIRVILVIKGQRFLASVLSMLEVFVYLIGLSIVLDNLNKPINVVAYCLGWGMGVYVGSKFEEYLALGHLIVQAVIDSQEVEILPKLRERGYGVTSWVADGKDGKRLVVQVLTKRSCERELVQFIHHLSPHAFVISYEPKNFKGGFLIKKLKID; from the coding sequence ATGTCATTGTATTTCATTCTGATCATCATAGCGATCAATATTACCTATGTAGCATTATTCACAATTCGAGTGATCCTCGTAATTAAAGGTCAGCGATTTTTGGCATCCGTACTCTCTATGTTGGAAGTATTTGTATACCTCATCGGGCTATCGATCGTTCTAGATAACCTTAACAAACCGATAAATGTTGTTGCTTATTGTTTGGGTTGGGGGATGGGAGTGTACGTTGGAAGCAAATTTGAGGAATATCTGGCTCTTGGACATTTAATCGTACAAGCGGTCATTGATTCACAAGAGGTGGAAATACTTCCGAAATTGAGGGAACGTGGATACGGTGTAACTTCATGGGTGGCTGACGGCAAAGACGGAAAGCGATTAGTGGTACAGGTTTTGACGAAAAGGAGTTGTGAACGGGAACTCGTTCAGTTTATTCATCATCTATCCCCTCACGCATTTGTCATTTCTTATGAACCCAAAAACTTTAAAGGGGGCTTTTTAATCAAAAAATTGAAAATTGATTGA
- a CDS encoding MFS transporter, with protein MHDSKAIVEDSPLTPFHRRLTIYSAGGPFLDGYILSIIGIALTQLGPQLHLDAFWSGLIGASALAGIFIGGLVFGYLTDLIGRQVMYTIDLILIIIVSILQMFVNSPLELVILRFLIGIAIGADYPIATSLLAEFAPRKYRGPMLGMLLVMWYLGATVADIVGYLLMMGTGTNSWKWMLGSSAIPALILVLMRWGTPESPRWLISKGRIEEARQIVKRVFGPDADISELDEQTEKTRFSKMFEGDYLKRTLFIGLFWTFQIIPLFAIYTFGPEILDAFHLGQGNLAYIGEALISMFFLIGCIPALFLVNTMGRRPLIIWCFAIMTIGLLILGVFPNPPLWVIISGFAVYALFSGGPNVLDWIYPNELFPTEIRASAVGVGTAFSRIGAFIGTFILPYTLTSIGVGPTMLIGAGITFLGLLVSIAWAPETKGKTLSETSSIPSSSVVETTTSRIHKLSERQL; from the coding sequence ATGCATGATTCGAAAGCGATAGTTGAAGATTCGCCCTTAACACCTTTTCATCGGCGATTAACCATTTACTCTGCCGGTGGCCCATTTTTGGACGGCTACATTTTGAGTATTATTGGGATCGCATTAACCCAGTTAGGTCCCCAACTCCATCTCGATGCATTTTGGAGTGGTTTAATCGGTGCATCAGCTCTTGCAGGAATTTTTATTGGTGGATTGGTTTTTGGATATTTGACGGATCTCATAGGTCGTCAGGTCATGTATACAATCGATCTAATATTAATTATTATTGTTTCAATTTTACAAATGTTTGTGAATAGTCCGCTTGAACTCGTTATTTTGAGATTTCTTATTGGGATCGCCATCGGTGCCGATTACCCGATTGCGACGTCCCTTCTGGCAGAATTCGCTCCCCGAAAGTACCGTGGGCCTATGTTGGGAATGTTATTAGTCATGTGGTATTTGGGAGCAACGGTAGCCGATATTGTCGGATATCTACTCATGATGGGAACGGGTACAAATTCTTGGAAATGGATGCTCGGGAGTAGCGCCATTCCAGCTCTTATACTCGTGCTTATGCGTTGGGGTACACCGGAATCGCCTCGATGGCTGATCAGTAAGGGGCGCATAGAAGAAGCCCGCCAGATTGTTAAGCGAGTTTTCGGACCCGATGCAGATATCAGTGAATTGGATGAACAAACAGAAAAAACTCGATTCAGTAAAATGTTTGAGGGCGATTATTTAAAAAGAACCTTATTTATAGGGCTATTTTGGACATTTCAAATTATACCATTATTCGCGATATATACCTTTGGTCCGGAAATCTTGGATGCATTTCATCTTGGTCAAGGAAACTTAGCATATATTGGGGAAGCGCTGATTAGCATGTTCTTCCTAATAGGATGTATCCCGGCATTATTCTTAGTGAATACGATGGGACGACGTCCGCTGATCATTTGGTGCTTCGCGATTATGACCATAGGGTTATTGATATTGGGTGTGTTTCCGAATCCCCCTTTATGGGTGATTATCAGTGGATTTGCAGTTTATGCCCTCTTTTCCGGCGGCCCCAATGTGCTTGACTGGATTTACCCTAATGAACTTTTCCCTACGGAAATTCGGGCTTCAGCGGTTGGGGTAGGAACCGCCTTCAGCCGCATTGGAGCATTTATAGGAACATTTATTCTGCCTTATACCTTGACCAGTATTGGTGTTGGCCCAACAATGTTGATCGGTGCCGGTATTACATTTCTTGGACTGCTTGTGTCAATTGCGTGGGCACCGGAGACAAAAGGCAAAACATTATCTGAAACGAGTTCGATTCCATCATCAAGTGTTGTTGAAACAACAACTAGTAGGATCCATAAGTTAAGTGAGAGACAACTCTGA
- a CDS encoding glycine/sarcosine/betaine reductase component B subunit, whose product MKLEIGNFYVRDVVFGDKTAYQNGVLTIDKEEAIRVVCEDEHITDVDIVIAKPGDRVRITPVKEAIEPRCKVSGGVLFPGALNKLIPAGTGRTHALKGSCVLAVGKRWGGFQDGLIDMSGPGAKQTMFSQLINICLVADTDEEFERHEQQKKNRALRWAGMRLAEYIGNCVRDLEPEEVETYELPPLAQRSEDLQQLPGVVYVLQLQSQMLEEGYNALVYGWDANHMLPTLMHPNELLDGAVISGSFMPSSSKISTYQHVNNATIKRLLREHGKTINFLGVIVSNLNVQLEEKVRSALFVRQLATSLGAQGAIVCEEGYGNPDADFIAVINELEDAGIKVVGITNECTGRDGRSQPLVDLSEKADAIVSTGNVSQLLRLPPMEKVIGDLEALARDGNSGGWEGCVKQDGSIEMENNGMFCSDANTGDYYKTVVEY is encoded by the coding sequence GTGAAGCTAGAAATCGGGAATTTTTATGTACGGGACGTGGTGTTTGGAGATAAAACCGCTTACCAAAACGGAGTGCTGACGATTGACAAGGAAGAGGCGATCCGCGTTGTTTGCGAGGACGAACATATCACCGATGTTGACATCGTAATCGCCAAACCCGGTGACCGCGTGCGAATCACGCCGGTGAAAGAAGCGATTGAACCGCGCTGCAAGGTGTCAGGTGGGGTACTGTTTCCGGGAGCGCTCAATAAGTTGATCCCTGCCGGCACAGGCCGCACACACGCATTAAAAGGCAGTTGCGTGTTGGCGGTCGGCAAACGATGGGGGGGATTCCAGGACGGTTTGATCGATATGAGCGGACCGGGCGCAAAACAAACGATGTTCTCGCAATTGATCAATATCTGTCTGGTTGCCGACACAGATGAAGAGTTTGAACGACATGAACAGCAAAAGAAAAACAGGGCGTTGCGGTGGGCGGGAATGCGCCTCGCCGAATACATCGGAAATTGTGTTCGGGATTTGGAACCGGAAGAAGTGGAGACGTATGAATTACCGCCGCTTGCCCAACGCAGTGAGGATTTGCAACAATTGCCCGGCGTCGTCTATGTCTTGCAACTTCAATCGCAAATGCTGGAGGAAGGCTACAACGCGCTGGTGTACGGGTGGGACGCCAATCACATGCTGCCTACCTTGATGCACCCGAACGAACTGTTGGACGGCGCCGTGATATCAGGTAGTTTCATGCCGTCTTCATCCAAAATATCGACTTACCAGCATGTCAATAATGCAACGATTAAGCGTTTGCTGAGAGAGCACGGAAAAACCATTAATTTTCTGGGTGTGATTGTTTCCAACCTGAATGTGCAATTGGAGGAAAAGGTCCGATCCGCCCTGTTCGTCAGGCAGTTGGCAACGTCGCTGGGAGCCCAGGGAGCGATCGTATGCGAGGAAGGGTACGGAAATCCGGACGCCGATTTTATCGCCGTGATTAACGAGTTGGAGGATGCGGGGATCAAAGTAGTCGGCATCACCAATGAATGCACGGGCCGCGATGGCCGTTCACAACCGCTGGTGGATTTATCGGAAAAGGCGGATGCGATCGTGTCGACCGGAAATGTTTCGCAGCTTTTGCGGCTACCGCCGATGGAAAAAGTGATCGGTGATTTGGAAGCGCTGGCGAGAGACGGCAATTCCGGAGGTTGGGAAGGATGCGTCAAGCAAGACGGTTCGATTGAAATGGAAAATAACGGAATGTTTTGTTCGGATGCAAACACGGGGGATTATTACAAAACGGTTGTCGAGTATTAG